One segment of Candidatus Melainabacteria bacterium DNA contains the following:
- a CDS encoding efflux RND transporter periplasmic adaptor subunit, with amino-acid sequence MNLPNWSLLIAALTLLSGCTESAKTAAPPHLKVRAEDPIQLPADEIQRLGITTNSAQFRTIPEYLETAGVVKGDTTMTMPVLSLVPGRAEEVDVQIGDQVTTGQKLATVRSDEVAQIESELLQKLLDLESEEMQLKVKLTLAQKTYNRKQLLLQEKIASQADVEGAESDLQEAEAAIRSSQIKRKGYIETAKQRLKLFGVLPAAVDKIAATKTIDHLFQVRAPRSGIITERDIDPGEAVENNKSMFTISDLHKVWVVAQVFERNLEQVSIGTPAEVSIQGAPTTKFLGQIDFIDSHVDPETRTVSVRATINNPSLKLKPDMFAKLNLTIGKISGLFVPEQAVQKLGESDIVYIKIAPNTFREQKISIGAKFNNNAQILDGLKQGDEVVTNGSVRLLGKVVQRISS; translated from the coding sequence GTGAACTTGCCAAACTGGAGCTTGCTAATAGCGGCTCTCACGCTGCTTTCAGGATGCACCGAATCCGCTAAAACAGCTGCTCCTCCACACCTGAAAGTGAGAGCAGAAGATCCTATTCAACTGCCCGCAGACGAGATTCAGAGACTCGGAATCACAACCAACTCAGCCCAATTCAGGACAATTCCCGAATATTTGGAAACAGCTGGAGTCGTAAAAGGCGACACCACTATGACGATGCCTGTCTTGTCCCTGGTGCCCGGACGAGCCGAGGAAGTCGACGTTCAAATCGGCGATCAAGTAACAACAGGTCAGAAGCTAGCGACAGTGCGCAGCGACGAAGTAGCACAAATCGAATCGGAACTGTTGCAGAAATTGCTGGATCTCGAGTCCGAAGAAATGCAGCTGAAAGTGAAACTCACTCTTGCTCAAAAAACATACAACCGCAAACAGTTGCTGCTTCAAGAAAAAATCGCCTCACAGGCAGACGTAGAGGGCGCAGAATCAGATCTGCAGGAAGCAGAGGCCGCGATCAGATCTTCCCAGATCAAAAGAAAAGGCTACATCGAGACCGCCAAACAACGTTTGAAGCTGTTCGGTGTACTGCCTGCGGCTGTAGACAAAATTGCCGCCACAAAGACTATTGACCATCTCTTTCAAGTGCGTGCGCCGCGTTCAGGCATCATTACAGAGCGCGATATTGACCCGGGCGAAGCGGTGGAGAACAACAAATCGATGTTCACGATCTCTGATTTGCACAAGGTCTGGGTGGTAGCACAAGTCTTCGAGCGCAACCTGGAACAAGTGAGCATAGGCACACCAGCTGAAGTTTCTATTCAGGGCGCTCCAACCACGAAATTTCTAGGACAGATAGATTTCATTGACAGCCATGTAGATCCAGAAACGAGAACGGTTTCAGTACGTGCAACGATCAACAATCCATCATTGAAATTGAAACCTGATATGTTCGCCAAGCTGAATCTGACTATCGGAAAGATCTCGGGACTTTTCGTGCCGGAGCAGGCAGTGCAAAAGCTGGGCGAATCAGACATCGTCTACATCAAAATTGCGCCCAATACATTTCGAGAGCAGAAAATCAGTATTGGCGCCAAGTTCAATAACAATGCACAAATTCTCGACGGCTTAAAACAAGGCGACGAAGTGGTGACGAATGGAAGCGTTCGTCTGCTCGGCAAAGTCGTGCAAAGAATCAGCAGCTGA
- a CDS encoding tetratricopeptide repeat protein, which yields MNELRRIAIAAAFGIAVGCSTASLPVAAQVPAAGGQSPHAISLYNLGLTAYKQGSPESAIIFFKRACDIDPNLADAQYNLGVLYQSQKRCKEAVPRFQEVLRVKPMDPDAHYQLGVCLTDLGQTAEARQHLTAIAPNNAHFAEAQRRIQMIDSGQTSQIVAAPPVQTTQVDSNVTGRMVQGGGTVTTAGGAGEQAAQPMSYPPPAATQQQQPVQQQPVQQIAVQAPQAAAPQVQEQPATMPKFNTPPSPTGPVAVLPNAAVRVIATGFSAPAGLSFGPGGSLYIANFLNNTIDRITADGSRSQFASGANIKGPIGLIVDNPGNVYVANYVSGTVVRISPAGISSVIATGFRKPYYLALDKEGNLFVSQQEDNSVVRITLPRTNVGVKP from the coding sequence ATGAACGAGCTGAGAAGAATAGCCATAGCCGCGGCTTTTGGAATCGCGGTGGGTTGTTCGACTGCATCGCTGCCAGTCGCAGCGCAGGTTCCTGCAGCCGGAGGGCAGAGCCCACATGCGATCAGTCTTTACAATCTCGGATTGACCGCCTACAAGCAGGGCAGCCCAGAGTCAGCGATTATCTTCTTCAAGCGGGCATGCGACATTGACCCGAACCTGGCCGATGCTCAGTACAACCTGGGTGTTCTCTATCAGAGCCAGAAACGCTGCAAGGAGGCGGTTCCGCGCTTTCAGGAAGTGCTTCGGGTTAAGCCAATGGACCCTGACGCGCACTACCAGCTTGGCGTTTGCCTGACAGACCTGGGTCAGACGGCTGAAGCTCGGCAGCACTTGACCGCCATCGCTCCCAACAACGCCCACTTTGCCGAAGCTCAAAGACGCATTCAGATGATTGATTCAGGGCAGACGTCACAAATCGTCGCTGCCCCGCCTGTCCAGACTACTCAGGTCGACTCGAACGTCACAGGAAGAATGGTCCAGGGTGGCGGCACAGTCACGACTGCAGGAGGCGCCGGCGAGCAGGCAGCGCAACCAATGTCGTATCCGCCACCGGCTGCCACTCAGCAACAACAACCGGTCCAACAACAGCCTGTTCAGCAGATAGCCGTTCAGGCGCCGCAAGCCGCTGCTCCCCAGGTGCAAGAGCAGCCTGCGACCATGCCAAAGTTCAACACCCCACCGAGCCCCACCGGCCCAGTGGCGGTCCTCCCGAATGCTGCCGTGAGAGTCATAGCCACGGGCTTCTCAGCCCCGGCCGGGCTCAGCTTCGGACCAGGCGGTAGCCTCTACATCGCGAACTTCCTGAACAACACAATCGACCGCATCACAGCCGATGGAAGCCGTTCTCAGTTCGCCAGCGGCGCCAACATCAAGGGACCAATCGGGTTGATTGTGGATAATCCAGGCAATGTCTATGTCGCCAATTACGTCTCAGGAACGGTCGTGCGCATCAGCCCAGCCGGCATCTCCAGCGTCATCGCGACAGGATTCCGTAAGCCCTACTACCTGGCACTCGATAAAGAAGGCAACTTGTTCGTCAGCCAGCAAGAAGACAACTCAGTTGTGCGCATCACGCTCCCCCGCACAAATGTCGGCGTGAAGCCATAA
- a CDS encoding 1-acyl-sn-glycerol-3-phosphate acyltransferase, producing the protein MPALDYKDKNFSPIRRLTQIGTARYLLYPIYYWRNRLKVTGRENVPKNQPVLIVANHLSYWDPPILVIAVDRPMGFIAKEELFTNPKVSALIEFYSAISVNRDKPEKRTIKSVRNIFKAGWCVSMFIEGTRPKTPGYLGPPHLGAAYFAKSNNVQILPVGLIGTAEKGEKAFAHIGKLIQPSDDFEKTTWEVMESLSQLTGFKIREDRKLAE; encoded by the coding sequence TTGCCCGCACTAGACTATAAAGACAAAAACTTCAGCCCGATTCGCAGATTAACGCAAATCGGCACAGCCCGATACCTTCTCTATCCGATTTACTACTGGCGCAACCGCTTGAAAGTGACGGGAAGGGAGAATGTGCCTAAGAACCAGCCGGTTTTGATTGTGGCGAATCACCTGTCTTACTGGGACCCTCCCATTCTGGTAATTGCCGTTGACCGACCCATGGGATTCATCGCTAAAGAAGAACTTTTCACAAACCCGAAAGTATCGGCCTTGATCGAGTTCTATTCAGCCATTTCAGTAAATCGAGATAAGCCGGAAAAACGCACAATCAAATCAGTGCGCAACATCTTCAAGGCTGGTTGGTGCGTGTCTATGTTCATTGAGGGTACGCGACCGAAAACACCCGGCTACCTCGGTCCACCGCATCTAGGCGCTGCCTATTTCGCAAAATCAAACAACGTTCAGATTCTTCCGGTTGGACTAATTGGCACCGCCGAAAAGGGCGAGAAAGCGTTTGCGCATATCGGAAAGCTGATTCAACCGAGCGATGATTTTGAGAAGACAACGTGGGAAGTAATGGAATCGCTGTCACAACTGACGGGATTCAAAATACGCGAAGATCGAAAACTGGCCGAGTAA
- a CDS encoding thiolase family protein — translation MREAVIVDAVRTPIGRYAGALKEIRPDDLAAIVIEELLKRSFINPGQIEDVIFGCANQSGEDNRNVARMAALLAGLPAAVPGATVNRLCGSGLMAVNDACRAIQTGNGHIYIAGGVESMTRAPYVVLKNTTAFARGNQKLVDTTLGWRFVNKKLADMYPPDSMGETAENVAERYKISREDQDQFALESQHKYAEAARTGKFDDEIIPVHLPKKKGSTEPEVFSVDEQPRPETKLEDLKKIKPAFRENGSVTAGNSSGINDGASALLVMSREMCNELGLIPIARFVSSAVAGVDPSIMGTGPIPASRKALERAGLKMSDIDLVELNEAFAVQVLACVRELNIDTKKLNVNGGAIALGHPLGSSGSRILGTLIHEMKRRGAGYGLATMCVGVGQGIATVVALEN, via the coding sequence ATGAGAGAAGCTGTTATCGTAGACGCAGTACGCACGCCAATCGGCCGCTATGCCGGAGCGCTTAAGGAGATTCGGCCCGATGACCTGGCGGCGATAGTAATTGAGGAATTGTTGAAGCGCAGCTTCATCAATCCCGGACAGATTGAAGATGTGATCTTCGGTTGTGCCAATCAGTCTGGTGAAGATAACCGCAACGTGGCCCGCATGGCGGCCTTGCTGGCAGGCTTGCCGGCAGCGGTGCCCGGGGCTACGGTTAATCGGTTGTGCGGTTCGGGATTGATGGCTGTCAATGATGCCTGCCGGGCTATCCAGACAGGCAATGGTCACATCTATATCGCCGGTGGCGTGGAGTCAATGACTCGCGCACCGTACGTAGTTCTGAAGAATACTACGGCATTTGCCCGAGGCAATCAGAAGCTGGTCGATACAACACTGGGATGGCGCTTCGTAAACAAAAAACTGGCAGATATGTATCCACCTGATTCGATGGGGGAAACTGCAGAAAACGTTGCGGAGCGCTATAAGATTTCGCGTGAAGATCAAGATCAGTTCGCCCTGGAGAGCCAGCACAAATATGCTGAAGCAGCCAGAACAGGCAAATTTGATGATGAAATAATACCGGTGCATTTGCCGAAAAAGAAAGGCAGTACGGAGCCTGAAGTATTTTCCGTAGACGAACAGCCTCGCCCTGAAACTAAGCTGGAAGATTTGAAAAAAATCAAACCTGCTTTCCGTGAAAACGGCTCTGTCACTGCCGGGAACTCATCGGGCATTAATGACGGAGCCAGTGCGCTCCTGGTTATGTCGAGAGAAATGTGCAACGAGTTGGGGCTGATTCCTATCGCGCGATTTGTCAGTTCAGCCGTGGCCGGTGTCGATCCATCGATCATGGGTACGGGACCGATTCCCGCGTCTCGTAAGGCTTTAGAGCGTGCCGGTTTGAAGATGTCGGACATCGATCTGGTCGAGTTGAACGAAGCATTTGCCGTGCAAGTTCTGGCTTGCGTGCGTGAGCTGAACATAGATACGAAGAAGTTGAACGTAAACGGCGGCGCCATCGCCCTCGGGCATCCACTGGGGAGCAGCGGTTCCCGCATTCTTGGCACTCTCATCCATGAGATGAAACGCCGGGGAGCAGGTTACGGCTTGGCTACCATGTGTGTGGGAGTTGGACAGGGTATTGCCACTGTAGTAGCTCTCGAAAATTAG
- a CDS encoding DUF4388 domain-containing protein produces the protein MAVEQNEIITERLSRMMSQENVVVLKYGPDLLAELNGLSAGKHLFDAVLIDATTCGYLFPAELLIEAGGLAGTLLEVQGALVFVKKDKAVAVVRDTLMGSLSFHIFENHAELFDYSAPLARHVQSVIGSSGEVAEESTDLAQQVLMSTVPVLTHLGIKMKAGMDQPRRRNAVIAAVDNFTPLSTITHRITSQGRMTADDVLEELKGLEQSRAIYPIFNKVPFLVNCFRNQTPFTLKDLLLASKLVTQDQVDELLFELHSMPIKERVTLGPLAVKKGFINTRQLEIALQDQAFYGQTSDSDKVKLVKTSGEETQVQSLVGHLGTTDPSNLLQNIATNRESGVLSVEYKDSQFRAQFEVGRLTHAKVGKVAGNSAVIEFASSWKDGIFVFIQRTPPADLARDNCKVSKPLDKLLLDAALAKDNTDTVLKKLPKGINSVLEKVPDDNGLLETLLEDPQEKRPVSAEEMERAQRVWAAMDGITSLATSIRYLGDVTTSQLTTAINLLLHHELVKIPKVDLHGPLDKFQQLVGGVSAKITAERSLAFLRLALRDSIGYSGRARIFTMGAGGEVGVDLAAARSAQTSLTTIIKDIENWQVKYIEYVSQELNRDVLLGLIREIHQAS, from the coding sequence ATGGCCGTTGAACAAAATGAGATCATTACAGAGCGTCTGAGTCGCATGATGTCTCAGGAGAACGTCGTAGTTCTCAAATATGGTCCTGATCTGCTGGCTGAATTGAACGGTCTTTCAGCCGGTAAGCATCTGTTTGACGCGGTCTTGATTGACGCCACGACATGCGGTTACCTCTTCCCGGCCGAACTTTTGATTGAGGCTGGCGGGCTGGCCGGCACTCTGCTTGAAGTTCAGGGAGCCCTGGTTTTCGTCAAAAAGGACAAAGCTGTAGCCGTTGTCAGAGATACTTTGATGGGCTCTTTGAGCTTTCATATATTTGAAAACCATGCTGAGCTTTTCGACTATTCCGCGCCTCTTGCAAGGCATGTACAGTCTGTAATAGGGTCTTCCGGCGAAGTGGCGGAAGAGAGCACTGACCTGGCGCAGCAGGTCCTGATGTCGACCGTGCCGGTGTTGACGCACCTGGGCATCAAAATGAAAGCTGGAATGGACCAACCGCGTCGCCGAAATGCAGTGATTGCTGCCGTCGACAATTTTACGCCGCTCAGCACAATCACGCATCGCATCACCTCGCAAGGGCGGATGACCGCCGATGACGTTTTGGAAGAGCTGAAGGGGCTTGAACAGAGCCGCGCCATTTATCCCATCTTCAATAAGGTGCCTTTCCTCGTCAACTGTTTCCGCAACCAGACTCCTTTCACATTGAAAGATCTGCTGCTCGCATCGAAATTAGTCACTCAAGATCAGGTTGATGAATTGCTTTTCGAGTTGCACAGTATGCCGATTAAAGAGCGGGTTACTCTCGGACCACTGGCTGTGAAGAAGGGTTTTATCAACACTCGTCAGCTGGAGATCGCACTGCAAGACCAGGCGTTTTACGGACAGACTTCTGATTCAGACAAAGTCAAGCTCGTGAAGACATCCGGCGAGGAGACTCAAGTGCAATCGCTGGTCGGTCACCTTGGTACGACCGACCCTTCCAACCTTTTGCAAAACATCGCCACCAACCGTGAATCAGGTGTGCTTTCAGTTGAATACAAAGATTCGCAGTTCCGCGCCCAGTTCGAGGTTGGTCGCCTGACTCACGCTAAAGTCGGCAAGGTTGCAGGCAATTCTGCTGTGATCGAATTTGCTTCATCGTGGAAAGATGGAATCTTCGTCTTCATTCAACGCACTCCTCCAGCCGACCTCGCCAGGGATAACTGTAAGGTTTCGAAACCGCTGGATAAGCTTTTGCTCGATGCTGCTCTGGCGAAAGATAATACTGATACTGTTTTGAAAAAGTTGCCTAAAGGTATCAACTCCGTACTCGAAAAGGTACCCGATGACAACGGATTGCTTGAGACGTTGCTTGAAGATCCGCAAGAGAAGAGACCCGTATCGGCGGAAGAGATGGAGCGGGCTCAGCGTGTCTGGGCTGCCATGGATGGCATCACCTCGCTGGCGACGAGTATTCGCTATCTCGGTGACGTCACAACTTCTCAATTGACGACAGCCATTAATTTGCTTTTGCACCATGAACTCGTGAAAATTCCGAAAGTGGATCTGCACGGACCTCTCGACAAGTTCCAGCAGCTTGTTGGAGGAGTCAGTGCCAAAATTACAGCGGAGCGCAGCCTGGCGTTTCTGCGCCTCGCCTTACGAGACAGCATCGGTTATTCCGGGCGGGCAAGAATATTCACCATGGGCGCCGGTGGCGAGGTGGGCGTTGACCTGGCTGCAGCTCGTTCGGCGCAAACATCGCTGACCACAATTATCAAGGACATTGAAAACTGGCAAGTTAAGTACATCGAATACGTAAGTCAGGAATTGAATCGCGATGTTCTACTGGGATTGATTCGAGAGATTCACCAGGCTTCTTGA
- a CDS encoding tetratricopeptide repeat protein, translating to MKPSAGTFLLAVSAYACAWVMGPAYADSPAAFPATGSESPAAPVETPPAQSESTASLSKSPDTNTQVQSTQSVGTNISPDIRDDHPRVKELFSQAVHLLKINHAYQARDLLEQAVALAPKSAGIHCNLGLAYQNSGNIPRALEEFRAALALNPRMPEATLNLAGCYQSMGANTEAIYWYRSYLSAKEIAEPQRKQINDIIAALENAVQKPYSDPKGEDYLANVTAEGTYRWAKEKMPIRVFVQNADALNSKAPGGYKEAFKSALLGAFDRWCQATGNRVKYQVVPDKEHADIFCTWTSDPMEVTENGTLSERGSAKIIVKGSQIERATLKILTRPILEDGVLSEDEMKKACLHEVGHVLGLQGHSTNNHDVMFFTVDTATVWPVLSRRDKATILRLYQSYPVVNAKPISTANSTNSATQPKPKPRAK from the coding sequence ATGAAGCCATCCGCCGGGACATTTTTGCTAGCTGTCAGTGCGTATGCTTGTGCCTGGGTCATGGGTCCTGCTTACGCCGACTCCCCGGCAGCGTTTCCAGCGACTGGCTCTGAATCGCCTGCTGCTCCAGTAGAAACGCCCCCTGCTCAGTCAGAATCAACAGCATCGCTTTCGAAAAGTCCTGACACTAATACTCAGGTTCAAAGCACACAAAGCGTCGGCACCAACATATCACCGGACATTCGCGACGATCATCCACGCGTCAAAGAACTATTTTCACAGGCGGTTCATCTGCTCAAAATCAATCACGCTTATCAGGCGCGAGATCTATTGGAACAAGCCGTCGCTCTCGCCCCCAAATCAGCCGGAATCCATTGCAATCTCGGACTGGCCTACCAAAATTCAGGCAACATTCCGCGTGCGCTGGAAGAGTTCAGAGCCGCTCTGGCACTCAACCCTCGCATGCCCGAAGCCACTTTGAACCTGGCTGGTTGTTATCAGAGCATGGGAGCAAATACAGAGGCTATTTACTGGTACAGAAGCTATTTATCGGCAAAAGAAATCGCGGAACCGCAGCGCAAACAGATCAACGACATCATTGCGGCGCTGGAAAATGCCGTACAAAAACCTTACTCAGATCCAAAGGGAGAAGATTACCTGGCGAACGTTACAGCAGAAGGCACTTATCGGTGGGCGAAAGAGAAAATGCCGATTCGCGTCTTCGTTCAAAATGCTGATGCTTTGAACAGCAAAGCACCGGGAGGCTACAAGGAAGCGTTCAAAAGCGCATTGCTTGGAGCTTTCGATCGCTGGTGCCAGGCCACAGGCAATCGGGTCAAGTATCAAGTTGTTCCAGACAAAGAACATGCAGATATCTTCTGCACATGGACCTCTGATCCCATGGAAGTCACAGAGAATGGCACTCTTAGCGAGCGCGGCTCAGCCAAGATTATCGTCAAAGGCAGCCAGATCGAACGTGCGACGCTGAAGATTTTGACGCGACCTATATTGGAAGACGGTGTGCTCAGCGAAGACGAAATGAAGAAAGCATGTCTTCACGAAGTCGGTCATGTACTGGGTCTGCAAGGGCATTCAACCAACAACCACGACGTGATGTTTTTCACTGTCGACACAGCAACAGTCTGGCCTGTTCTGTCACGAAGAGACAAGGCGACAATTTTGCGACTCTATCAAAGCTATCCCGTAGTTAACGCCAAACCTATATCGACCGCAAATAGCACAAATTCAGCCACGCAACCAAAACCTAAACCCAGAGCAAAGTGA
- a CDS encoding DUF4937 domain-containing protein has translation MLLKWIICRVSEQLKVPFSTSQSKWSQLSKVPGFLGQVGGWNLKSSEEACIVALWKDENYYKQFMNLQHDKIVRHNDQMGTYESIEVSLLSPTYDMPGSRKSMIESLQDACALRIADCFVKPSREEHFLEMQRQVWIPNMCKAEGMLAGVFSKVEHEPSRYMVTTLWNSLECHDEYAEKLVPSLRESASVNDDIEQLHGGLVSLNSDWLVLPN, from the coding sequence ATGCTTCTCAAGTGGATCATATGTCGCGTCTCCGAGCAACTGAAGGTGCCGTTTTCGACATCCCAGAGCAAGTGGAGCCAGTTGTCAAAAGTGCCGGGCTTCCTTGGGCAAGTAGGTGGCTGGAACTTAAAATCCAGCGAAGAAGCTTGCATCGTGGCGCTGTGGAAAGACGAAAACTACTACAAACAGTTCATGAATCTACAGCACGACAAGATTGTGCGGCATAACGACCAGATGGGCACATATGAATCAATCGAGGTCTCACTTTTATCGCCGACCTACGATATGCCGGGCAGCCGCAAATCGATGATTGAAAGCCTGCAAGATGCTTGCGCTCTACGAATCGCAGATTGTTTCGTCAAGCCGAGCCGTGAAGAGCATTTCTTAGAGATGCAGCGCCAGGTCTGGATTCCCAACATGTGCAAGGCCGAAGGTATGCTGGCCGGAGTCTTTAGCAAAGTCGAACACGAGCCATCTCGCTACATGGTTACAACACTCTGGAACAGTCTTGAGTGTCACGACGAATACGCTGAAAAACTAGTGCCGTCTCTAAGGGAGTCTGCCAGCGTAAACGATGATATAGAGCAGCTCCACGGTGGGCTGGTCTCGCTGAATAGCGATTGGCTGGTTCTGCCGAATTAG
- a CDS encoding VOC family protein: protein MQQLYPCLWFDDQAEEAVNFYTGIFKNSSITAVTHYGANSAKASGRKEGSVMTIDFELNGQRYLALNGGPIYKFTPAVSLVLHCDTQEELDYYWEKLSEGGAEVACGWLTDKYGLSWQIVPSMLDEIMRDKDPEKRDRFMGALVQMTKLEIEPLRRAFEGR, encoded by the coding sequence ATGCAACAGTTATATCCATGCCTGTGGTTCGACGACCAGGCCGAGGAAGCAGTCAACTTTTACACTGGAATTTTCAAAAACTCGAGCATAACAGCCGTTACTCATTACGGCGCAAACAGCGCCAAAGCCTCAGGTCGAAAAGAAGGTTCTGTGATGACTATTGACTTCGAGCTGAACGGTCAACGATACCTGGCATTGAACGGCGGACCCATCTATAAATTCACACCTGCAGTGTCGCTTGTGCTGCACTGCGATACGCAAGAAGAGCTTGATTATTACTGGGAGAAGCTCTCCGAAGGCGGTGCGGAGGTAGCATGCGGCTGGTTGACGGATAAATACGGACTATCCTGGCAAATCGTTCCATCGATGCTCGATGAAATCATGCGCGACAAAGATCCGGAAAAGCGAGACCGCTTCATGGGAGCCCTGGTTCAAATGACCAAACTCGAAATTGAGCCCCTTAGAAGAGCCTTTGAAGGTCGCTAA
- a CDS encoding tetratricopeptide repeat protein has product MRSQRYLPARTPAQSFKVYAPLVFGVLFPLYFIGLWVSAVSLLFTIPSPVYLLPYFAFITFLTYLSLPIFIHSCVQFIVQKDIVGKDYEAMDRAYLRALNLITRLHLNHGGVRTFLLAELGRMRLLQGQFDSAESYFLEALASTAKNERSPRINKAILYFNLAGALRRQGLFQEASDRYEMGMKFLHSGDAKTLAFLSFANLSIAALKLEQNELAGAEQCLLKAKELMDRTDLQKAFPAVQKIQAELTCLSSLTLVLLRKGDLDAAETIGAKFLLLAAQHLGAISSLELKTLNSIAEEYIALGQSEKAERFLEIAYAVARDFPFHPDSLESLECYENLLLITNRKAEIADMRMWLRPVADGSANLLTFDNSSGLT; this is encoded by the coding sequence ATGCGGTCTCAAAGATATCTACCAGCCAGAACCCCGGCGCAGAGCTTCAAGGTCTATGCACCGCTGGTATTCGGGGTTTTGTTTCCTCTGTATTTTATCGGCTTGTGGGTCAGCGCTGTCTCTCTGCTGTTCACTATCCCAAGCCCCGTTTATCTTCTGCCGTATTTTGCCTTCATCACATTCCTGACGTATCTCTCGCTGCCGATTTTTATCCATAGTTGTGTGCAGTTCATCGTGCAAAAGGACATTGTCGGAAAAGACTATGAAGCGATGGATCGCGCTTACTTGCGTGCTCTTAATCTGATTACGCGACTGCATCTCAATCACGGTGGGGTGCGCACATTTTTGCTGGCAGAGCTTGGAAGAATGCGCCTTTTGCAAGGTCAGTTTGATAGTGCTGAGTCATATTTTTTAGAGGCTCTTGCAAGTACAGCAAAGAATGAACGCAGCCCTCGAATCAACAAAGCGATTCTGTACTTCAACCTCGCGGGGGCGCTCAGACGGCAAGGGCTTTTCCAGGAAGCAAGCGATCGTTATGAGATGGGCATGAAATTTTTGCACAGCGGTGACGCAAAGACGTTAGCGTTTTTATCGTTTGCAAATTTATCCATTGCTGCTTTGAAGCTTGAACAGAATGAGCTGGCAGGCGCTGAGCAGTGCTTGCTCAAGGCGAAAGAACTTATGGACCGAACTGACTTACAGAAAGCTTTTCCTGCTGTGCAAAAGATTCAGGCGGAATTGACGTGCTTGAGTTCTTTGACACTGGTGTTGCTTCGCAAGGGAGATTTGGACGCAGCAGAGACCATTGGTGCAAAGTTCCTATTGCTTGCCGCTCAACATCTGGGAGCAATTTCCTCGCTCGAATTGAAGACGCTCAACTCAATCGCTGAAGAGTACATAGCTCTTGGGCAAAGCGAAAAAGCCGAGCGATTTCTTGAGATCGCCTATGCCGTGGCCCGAGATTTTCCATTTCATCCAGATTCGCTGGAGAGTTTGGAGTGTTACGAGAACTTGTTGTTAATTACGAATCGCAAAGCCGAAATCGCCGACATGCGAATGTGGCTGAGACCAGTAGCTGACGGTTCCGCAAATCTTTTGACTTTCGACAATTCAAGCGGCTTGACATAA
- a CDS encoding cation transporter, which translates to MVHSHGGHGHGHSHGAGHSHGVGHSHHDLRNESKKGMLTVLALTGTYMVIECVTGYFTGSLAMFADAGHMLSDVAALVLSLLAVWFASKPATPGKTYGYYRSEILAGFFNALALVVLSLVVLYEAYRRLSSPPEVHGIPVLVVAAIGLIMQLVSLKMLKKSADASINTRAAYLEILGDSLASVGVIISSLIIIFTRWYLADPIISGIIGLAILPRTWLLLSECINILMEGTPGHIDLSSLREAITAVPGVQGIHDMHVWTITSGLDAMSGHIIIDSTAPAEEVLTNVTKILNEDFDLHHTTIQVEQLACKGTGESCSA; encoded by the coding sequence ATGGTCCATAGTCATGGCGGTCACGGACATGGACATAGTCACGGGGCTGGTCACAGCCACGGCGTCGGTCACAGTCACCATGACCTGCGCAACGAGAGCAAAAAGGGAATGCTCACTGTGCTTGCTTTGACCGGTACCTATATGGTGATCGAATGCGTGACAGGCTATTTCACAGGCAGTCTGGCTATGTTTGCCGACGCCGGACATATGTTAAGCGACGTCGCAGCTCTCGTACTCAGCTTGCTGGCCGTCTGGTTCGCGAGCAAACCGGCAACGCCTGGCAAAACCTATGGCTATTATCGCAGTGAAATTCTCGCTGGGTTCTTCAATGCACTGGCTCTGGTCGTGCTCTCTCTGGTGGTTCTGTACGAAGCCTATCGCCGGCTCAGCAGCCCGCCCGAGGTGCATGGTATTCCCGTGCTCGTTGTAGCGGCAATTGGGCTGATTATGCAACTTGTCTCGTTGAAAATGCTCAAGAAGAGCGCTGATGCATCTATTAATACCCGTGCCGCCTATCTGGAGATCCTGGGCGATTCGCTCGCTTCTGTCGGCGTTATCATCTCCAGTCTGATCATCATTTTTACCAGGTGGTATCTGGCAGATCCGATAATCAGCGGAATAATCGGTCTGGCTATTCTTCCTCGCACCTGGCTTTTGCTCTCTGAGTGCATCAACATTTTGATGGAAGGAACGCCCGGCCATATCGACCTGTCGAGCCTGCGCGAGGCGATCACAGCCGTGCCGGGGGTGCAGGGCATCCACGACATGCATGTCTGGACGATTACTTCAGGGCTGGATGCGATGTCAGGGCACATCATCATCGATAGTACTGCGCCGGCTGAGGAAGTTTTGACCAACGTCACAAAAATCCTCAATGAAGACTTTGACCTCCATCACACGACCATTCAGGTCGAACAGCTTGCCTGTAAGGGTACCGGGGAAAGCTGCAGCGCTTGA